Below is a window of Impatiens glandulifera chromosome 2, dImpGla2.1, whole genome shotgun sequence DNA.
AAAGTTTCCTTCAAGAAGAGGATCCACCATCATCGCAAACTTCTTCTTGTCCTTTAAGAATGGACGCGACTgcaataaaatttcaaaaaatttagaCCCTGTAGAGAAAATTGAAAGCTTGCAGAACTGAATTTCAACTTCAGGTTTACCTAAGATCTTTCGAGAAACTCAATTTGAAGCAATGACTTcaacactttgaattattttttgtaagagCATGATTTCGGTAGGCTATAACAAATCATCCCACCACAATTACCCCACTTCagttaagatatttttattaagaatcgAAATTGAGATCTCAGTCTCTAATTTCAAGATGACTATTCTTTTTAGCAGTCTTCAACAATTTGAATTCTATTTTTGTAAGGCAAGATTTGAGCACGCTAACTCAATCAAGGTGTTTTAGACTCTTTCTTTATGTGATCAATTGTCATGACTTTCTATgtaatggttaaaaaaatacttCACTTATAAAGAAAAATGCAAAACTCACCCAGGCGACAAGGTTTTGCTCTCCTTGTTTCTTAGTGGCATCAATTGCCTTTCGACCCGTGATCAGCTCCAATAGAACCACACCAAAGCTATAGATATCGGACTTGAGAGTCAGTTTTCCACTCATTGCATACTCCGGAGCACAGTATCCATAAGTTCCCATCACTCGGGTTGAGACATGAGTGTTGTCACCAACCGGACCCAATTTAGCAAGTCCAAAATCAGATAACTTCGGATTGAAATCCCCATCCAACAATATATTCGCAGATTTAAGATCGCGGTAAATAACAGGTGGATTCGCTTTACAATGGAGATACTCGAGTCCCTTTGCCGCACCAACAGCAATCTTTATTCTTGTCAACCAATTAAGATGTTCTTTAGTACCATTACCAAGATCTGAAatctcaaaaacaaaaacaaaactcaaTACAAAATCCAACATTGCATTATAATCAAAGATAAAATTACCATAGAGATGATCTTCCAAGCTACCCATAGCCATGTATTCATAAACCAAAAGCTTCTGATCACCATCAGTGCAGTATCCAAGTAAAGTGACTAAATTCGAATGATGAAGAAGACTCAACATAAGAATTTCAACAATGAATTCCTGGTTTCCTTGAAGACCATCTGGATTAAGTTGCTTAACTGCAATCATCTGCCCTGATGATTCAAGTCTTCCTTTATAAACCCTACCAAAACCACCTTCCCCAATCAGATTAACAACCCTAAAGTTCTTCGTCGCGTTAGCAAGCTCGCGAAATGTGAAACTTCGTGCAACTCTACTCTTTTCATCTCCTTCTCCACCATACTTCCctttattattcattaaa
It encodes the following:
- the LOC124925661 gene encoding probable serine/threonine-protein kinase PBL21 isoform X1, translated to MGCFSCLFTRSKNVSDYDEEDSSKRVAESSGKGKGNSENGGKSLMNNKGKYGGEGDEKSRVARSFTFRELANATKNFRVVNLIGEGGFGRVYKGRLESSGQMIAVKQLNPDGLQGNQEFIVEILMLSLLHHSNLVTLLGYCTDGDQKLLVYEYMAMGSLEDHLYDLGNGTKEHLNWLTRIKIAVGAAKGLEYLHCKANPPVIYRDLKSANILLDGDFNPKLSDFGLAKLGPVGDNTHVSTRVMGTYGYCAPEYAMSGKLTLKSDIYSFGVVLLELITGRKAIDATKKQGEQNLVAWSRPFLKDKKKFAMMVDPLLEGNFHQRSFHHTVAITAMCLQDEPNFRPLISDIVVALEYVANQTNKSESHKSSSRTHHHQGASPSHSKSNSYSRHSPSS
- the LOC124925661 gene encoding probable serine/threonine-protein kinase PBL21 isoform X2; the encoded protein is MGCFSCLFTRSKNVSDYDEEDSSKRVAESSGKGKGNSENGGLMNNKGKYGGEGDEKSRVARSFTFRELANATKNFRVVNLIGEGGFGRVYKGRLESSGQMIAVKQLNPDGLQGNQEFIVEILMLSLLHHSNLVTLLGYCTDGDQKLLVYEYMAMGSLEDHLYDLGNGTKEHLNWLTRIKIAVGAAKGLEYLHCKANPPVIYRDLKSANILLDGDFNPKLSDFGLAKLGPVGDNTHVSTRVMGTYGYCAPEYAMSGKLTLKSDIYSFGVVLLELITGRKAIDATKKQGEQNLVAWSRPFLKDKKKFAMMVDPLLEGNFHQRSFHHTVAITAMCLQDEPNFRPLISDIVVALEYVANQTNKSESHKSSSRTHHHQGASPSHSKSNSYSRHSPSS